A portion of the Gossypium arboreum isolate Shixiya-1 chromosome 8, ASM2569848v2, whole genome shotgun sequence genome contains these proteins:
- the LOC108469853 gene encoding alpha,alpha-trehalose-phosphate synthase [UDP-forming] 5, whose product MVSRSYSNLLDLAYGGTPTLSQEKKRFPRVATVPGLLSEVEDDNCNSVSSDAPSSVSQERMIIVGNQLPLRAHQNTDDEGWCFSWDEDSLLLQLKDGLGEDVEVIYVGCLKEEVPPNEQDDVAQTLLETFKCVPAFLPPELFTKFYHGFCKQHLWPLFHYMLPLSPDLGGRFDRSLWQAYVSVNKIFADKVMEVINPDDDYVWVHDYHLMVLPTFLRKRFNRVKLGFFLHSPFPSSEIYRTLPVREELLRALLNSDLIGFHTFDYARHFLTCCSRMLGLSYQSKRGYIGLEYYGRTVSIKILPVGIHIGQLQSVLNLPETEAKVAELRNKFRGQTVMLGVDDMDIFKGISLKLLAMEQLLMQHTENTGQVVLVQIANPARGRGRDVAEVRSETYATVKRINNAFGRPGYDPVVLIDTPLQFYERIAYYVIAECCLVTAVRDGMNLIPYEYIICRQGNEKLDQTLGLNPLEPKRSMLVVSEFIGCSPSLSGAIRVNPWNIDAVADAMDSALILSEAEKQLRHEKHYRYVSTHDVAYWARSFLQDLERACGDHLRKRCWGIGFGLGFRVVAMDPNFRKLSVEHIVAAYKRTKNRAILLDYDSTLLLTSSLSTIPNVEAVGILNNLCRDPKNVVFLVSAKDRKTLTEWFSCCEKLGIAAENGYFIRPKHDADWETCISVPDFDWKQIAEPVMKLYTETTDGSAIETKESSLVWNYRDADPDFGFCQAKELLDHLESVLANEPVLVKSGQHIVEVKPQGVNKGLVAEHLLVTMKQKGMLPDFVLCIGDDRSDEDMFEVIMRATAGPYLSPVADVFACTVGQKCSKAKYYVEDRTEILRMFQVLANASEHASKIAPRPSNRAIIDRV is encoded by the exons ATGGTTTCGAGGTCTTATTCTAACCTCTTGGACCTTGCTTATGGTGGTACCCCAACTCTTAGTCAAGAAAAAAAGAGGTTTCCTCGGGTGGCTACTGTCCCTGGGCTCTTGTCAGAGGTAGAAGACGATAACTGCAACAGTGTTAGCTCTGATGCTCCTTCTTCAGTTTCTCAAGAAAGGATGATTATCGTGGGAAACCAGCTTCCACTTCGAGCACATCAAAATACAGATGATGAGGGGTGGTGCTTTAGCTGGGATGAAGATTCACTTCTTTTGCAACTCAAAGATGGGCTTGGAGAAGATGTAGAAGTAATCTATGTAGGTTGCCTTAAAGAGGAGGTTCCTCCTAACGAACAAGACGATGTGGCCCAAACATTGCTTGAAACTTTCAAATGTGTCCCTGCATTCCTCCCTCCCGAGCTTTTCACTAAGTTCTATCATGGATTCTGTAAGCAACATCTGTGGCCTTTATTTCACTACATGCTTCCTCTATCACCAGATCTTGGTGGTCGATTTGATCGCTCCCTTTGGCAAGCTTATGTTTCTGTGAACAAGATTTTCGCCGACAAAGTGATGGAAGTCATAAACCCTGATGACGATTATGTGTGGGTTCATGACTATCATTTGATGGTTTTGCCAACATTTTTGAGGAAGAGGTTTAATAGGGTGAAGCTTGGATTTTTCCTCCATAGTCCATTTCCATCATCTGAAATATATAGGACACTTCCTGTAAGAGAGGAACTTTTAAGAGCACTACTCAACTCTGACCTCATTGGCTTTCATACTTTTGATTATGCCAGGCACTTCCTCACGTGTTGTAGCCGAATGCTCGGTCTTTCTTATCAGTCAAAGCGTGGCTACATAGGGCTTGAATATTATGGTCGGACGGTGAGTATTAAGATTCTTCCGGTTGGGATTCATATAGGACAGCTTCAGTCTGTGCTGAATCTTCCTGAGACTGAAGCTAAAGTGGCTGAGTTACGCAATAAATTTAGGGGTCAAACTGTTATGCTTGGGGTTGATGACATGGACATATTTAAGGGGATCAGCCTGAAGCTTTTGGCCATGGAACAATTGCTCATGCAACATACTGAGAATACCGGTCAGGTTGTTTTGGTTCAAATTGCAAATCCTGCGAGAGGCCGAGGAAGAGATGTAGCAGAAGTCCGGTCTGAAACTTATGCCACAGTGAAGAGGATTAATAATGCGTTTGGAAGACCAGGATATGATCCAGTGGTTTTAATTGATACCCCTCTCCAGTTTTATGAGCGGATTGCTTATTATGTTATAGCTGAGTGTTGTCTGGTTACAGCAGTGAGGGATGGGATGAACCTTATACCATATGAATATATTATATGCCGACAAGGAAATGAAAAGCTAGATCAGACCCTGGGGCTAAATCCCTTGGAACCAAAAAGGAGCATGTTGGTTGTTTCTGAATTTATTGGATGCTCACCATCCCTGAGTGGGGCAATTCGAGTAAATCCATGGAACATTGATGCTGTGGCTGACGCTATGGATTCCGCACTTATTCTCTCCGAGGCAGAAAAGCAATTGCGGCATGAGAAACATTACAGGTACGTGAGTACACATGATGTTGCATATTGGGCACGTAGCTTTTTGCAGGATCTTGAGAGGGCTTGTGGGGATCATTTAAGGAAGCGGTGCTGGGGAATTGGTTTTGGTTTAGGGTTCCGAGTAGTAGCTATGGATCCAAATTTTAGGAAGCTTTCTGTCGAGCACATTGTTGCAGCTTACAAGAGAACCAAGAACCGAGCAATTCTTTTGGATTACGATAGCACCTTGCTGCTGACTAGTTCATTAAGTACTATCCCCAATGTAGAGGCTGTTGGAATCTTGAACAATCTGTGTAGAGATCCCAAGAATGTTGTTTTCCTGGTCAGTGCAAAGGATAGAAAGACTCTAACTGAATGGTTTTCCTGTTGTGAGAAGCTTGGAATTGCAGCAGAGAATGGCTATTTTATCAG GCCAAAACATGATGCAGATTGGGAAACTTGTATCTCTGTGCCGGACTTTGATTGGAAGCAGATTGCTGAGCCCGTGATGAAATTGTACACTGAAACAACAGATGGTTCTGCCATTGAGACTAAAGAGAGCTCCCTTGTGTGGAACTACCGAGATGCTGATCCTGATTTCGGATTTTGCCAGGCTAAGGAACTTTTAGATCACCTCGAAAGTGTTCTTGCTAATGAGCCAGTTTTGGTAAAGAGTGGCCAGCACATTGTAGAAGTTAAACCTCAG GGTGTGAACAAGGGTCTGGTTGCGGAACATCTCCTGGTAACAATGAAACAAAAGGGAATGCTACCCGATTTTGTTCTGTGTATTGGGGATGACAGGTCTGATGAGGACATGTTTGAGGTGATAATGCGAGCAACGGCTGGCCCCTATCTCTCCCCAGTAGCGGATGTGTTTGCTTGCACGGTTGGGCAGAAATGTAGCAAGGCCAAGTACTACGTGGAAGACAGAACTGAGATATTGAGAATGTTTCAGGTTCTAGCCAATGCTTCTGAACATGCTTCCAAGATTGCTCCCCGCCCTTCTAACCGAGCCATTATTGACAGAGTGTGA
- the LOC108468438 gene encoding transcription factor MYB93-like, whose protein sequence is MGRSPCCSSDDANLKKGPWTPEEDEKLLGYINTHGHGNWKTLPKHAGLNRCGKSCRLRWANYLRPDIKRGRFSEEEERLIINLHSTLGNKWSKIATYLPGRTDNEIKNFWNTHIRKKLLNMGLDPNNHKPRTDLNHLLNLTQLICAAQLGSLMNPWDSSALKVQADAAQLLQNLIQTLNTNQLSTTTAGLMGSQNSYPYEGLIHGTSSLYADEPAPVPQKFHSISQGVIDNSWASFEGYEIPDMSDFLISELVSESPETLLLP, encoded by the exons ATGGGAAGGTCTCCATGCTGTAGTTCTGATGATGCTAATCTCAAGAAGGGTCCATGGACTCCAGAAGAAGATGAGAAGCTGCTTGGTTACATTAACACGCATGGCCATGGCAATTGGAAAACTCTTCCAAAGCATGCTGGCTTGAATAGATGTGGAAAAAGTTGCAGGCTAAGGTGGGCAAACTATCTGAGGCCTGACATCAAGAGGGGGAGATTCTCCGAAGAAGAAGAGAGACTTATCATTAACCTTCATTCCACTCTTGGGAacaa GTGGTCAAAGATTGCTACTTATCTCCCTGGACGAACAGATAATGAGATCAAGAACTTTTGGAACACCCACATCAGGAAGAAGCTTCTCAACATGGGACTCGACCCAAACAACCACAAACCAAGAACCGATCTCAATCACCTTTTGAATCTTACCCAGCTGATTTGTGCTGCACAGTTAGGCAGCTTGATGAATCCTTGGGACAGTAGTGCTCTTAAAGTGCAGGCTGATGCTGCTCAGCTGTTGCAAAACCTAATCCAAACCCTGAATACCAACCAACTCTCAACTACTACTGCTGGTTTAATGGGGTCCCAGAATTCTTACCCATATGAAGGATTGATACATGGGACAAGCTCTCTTTATGCCGATGAACCAGCCCCAGTTCCTCAGAAATTTCATTCAATATCTCAGGGTGTAATTGACAATTCGTGGGCAAGTTTTGAAGGTTATGAAATCCCAGATATGAGTGATTTTCTAATTTCTGAATTGGTTTCGGAATCTCCTGAGACTCTACTACTTCCATGA